From one Nonomuraea polychroma genomic stretch:
- a CDS encoding cupin domain-containing protein — MDPVSVARALVEEMFPGALYAFVGGSSLTEQRTSTSDLDVVVVLDGLPVPYRESLRWRGWPVELFVHSETSLHAYLDKDFDRRQPTLARMCAEGAVLTDRTSGRASDLQTALSERLAAGPGGLTDTEAERARYALSDLLDDLSGAMDAGEQTFIRWQVVQETARLALGFGRRWQGSGKWLLRELRAHDPELAGELLAAHDDPARLTAVASDVLERAGGRLWEGYRAEGDPFHRPLRHVPSGELSGDTAQSSGMRRLAAISGATAGSGRLWMGQTHVAPATRSSDHHHGASETAIYVVSGTPSFVFLEGEREVRLETKPGDYVFVPPYVPHREENPDPSQEAVVVIARSTQEAIVVNLPDLRPR; from the coding sequence ATGGATCCCGTCAGCGTCGCTCGTGCTCTCGTCGAGGAGATGTTCCCGGGGGCCCTGTACGCCTTCGTCGGCGGCAGCTCGCTCACCGAGCAGCGCACCAGCACCTCGGACCTGGACGTCGTCGTGGTGCTCGACGGCCTGCCCGTCCCCTACCGCGAGTCGCTGCGGTGGCGCGGGTGGCCGGTCGAGCTGTTCGTGCACAGCGAGACCAGCCTGCACGCATACCTCGACAAGGACTTCGACCGGCGGCAGCCGACCCTGGCGCGCATGTGCGCCGAGGGTGCGGTGCTGACCGACCGGACCAGCGGCCGCGCCAGCGACCTCCAGACGGCGCTGAGCGAGCGCCTGGCGGCCGGTCCCGGCGGGTTGACGGACACGGAGGCCGAGCGGGCCAGGTACGCGCTCTCCGACCTCCTGGACGACCTGTCGGGGGCGATGGACGCCGGCGAGCAGACGTTCATCCGGTGGCAGGTGGTGCAGGAGACGGCCAGGTTGGCCCTGGGGTTCGGGCGCAGGTGGCAGGGCAGCGGGAAGTGGCTGCTGCGCGAGCTGCGCGCGCACGACCCGGAGCTGGCCGGCGAGCTGCTGGCCGCGCACGACGACCCGGCACGGCTGACGGCTGTGGCCTCCGACGTGCTGGAGAGGGCGGGAGGGCGCCTCTGGGAGGGCTACAGGGCAGAGGGCGACCCCTTCCACCGGCCGCTGCGTCACGTGCCCTCTGGGGAGCTCTCGGGCGACACGGCGCAGAGCTCCGGCATGCGGCGGCTGGCGGCCATCAGCGGGGCCACCGCCGGATCGGGGCGGTTGTGGATGGGGCAGACGCACGTCGCGCCCGCCACCCGGTCGTCCGACCATCACCACGGGGCGTCGGAGACGGCCATCTATGTGGTCAGCGGCACGCCGTCGTTCGTCTTCCTGGAAGGCGAACGGGAGGTGCGCCTGGAGACCAAGCCGGGCGACTACGTTTTCGTGCCGCCGTACGTGCCTCACCGGGAGGAAAACCCGGACCCGTCGCAGGAGGCGGTGGTAGTGATCGCCCGCAGCACCCAGGAGGCCATCGTCGTCAACCTCCCCGACCTTCGCCCCCGCTGA
- a CDS encoding RelA/SpoT family protein has translation MNPVLEPLFRTVRATHPKADLRVIERAYDVAAYHHRDQKRKSGDPYITHPLAVATILAELGTDDETLCAALLHDTVEDTAYSLDELRGDFGETIASLVDGVTKLDKVKFGDAAQAETVRKMVVAMARDIRVLIIKLADRLHNMRTMRYLPEHKRHQKSRETLEIFAPLAHRLGMNTIKWELEDLAFAMLYPKRYDEIARMVSERAPRRDLFLQEVIEKVSGDLREAKIRAVVKGRPKHYYSVYQKMIARDVAFDDIYDLVGIRVLVDTVRDCYAALGTIHARWNPVPGRFKDYIAMPKFNMYQSLHTTVIGPEGKPVELQIRTHAMHHRAEYGVAAHWKYKEEVGAPPGKVKPGSDMAWLRQLLDWQKETSDPGEFLDSLRFDLSVSEVYVFTPKGQVIALPEGATPVDFAYAVHTEVGHRCIGARVNGRLVPLESRLGNGDTVEIFTSKSPDAGPSRDWLKFVKSGRARNKIRQWFSKERRETAIEAGKEAIGRAMRKQGLPLQRLMSGEALLALARDLRYPDVSALYAAVGEGHVAAQAVVQKLVASIGGVDSAEEDIAETALPTRLRGRPRGGGAGVVVAGDADVWVRLSKCCTPVPGDEIVGFVTRGHGVSVHRADCTNVQQLKTQPDRLVEVSWSPSDDSVFLVAIQVEALDRPRLLSDVTRTLSDQHVNILSASVTTSRDRVAISKFTFEMGDPKHLGHVLKAVRSIQGVFDVYRVSGAGS, from the coding sequence ATGAACCCGGTGCTGGAGCCGCTGTTCCGCACGGTCCGCGCCACCCATCCCAAGGCCGACTTGCGCGTGATCGAGCGTGCCTACGACGTCGCCGCCTATCACCACCGCGACCAGAAGCGGAAGTCCGGCGACCCGTACATCACGCACCCGCTCGCCGTGGCCACCATCCTGGCCGAGCTCGGCACCGACGACGAGACGCTGTGCGCGGCGCTGCTGCACGACACGGTCGAGGACACCGCCTACAGCCTCGACGAGCTGCGCGGCGACTTCGGCGAGACCATCGCGTCCCTGGTGGACGGCGTGACCAAGCTGGACAAGGTCAAGTTCGGCGACGCCGCGCAGGCCGAGACCGTGCGCAAGATGGTCGTCGCCATGGCACGTGACATCCGCGTGCTGATCATCAAACTGGCCGACCGGCTGCACAACATGCGCACCATGCGCTACCTGCCCGAGCACAAACGCCACCAGAAGTCCCGTGAGACCCTGGAGATCTTCGCGCCGCTGGCCCACCGCCTGGGCATGAACACGATCAAGTGGGAGCTCGAGGACCTCGCCTTCGCCATGCTCTACCCCAAGCGCTACGACGAGATCGCGCGCATGGTGTCGGAGCGGGCGCCGCGCAGGGACCTGTTCCTGCAGGAGGTCATCGAGAAGGTCTCCGGCGACCTGCGCGAGGCCAAGATCCGCGCGGTGGTCAAGGGCCGGCCGAAGCACTATTACTCGGTCTACCAGAAGATGATCGCGCGTGACGTGGCGTTCGACGACATCTACGACCTGGTGGGCATCCGCGTCCTCGTCGACACCGTCCGCGACTGCTACGCGGCGCTGGGCACCATCCACGCCCGGTGGAACCCGGTGCCGGGGCGGTTCAAGGACTACATCGCGATGCCCAAGTTCAACATGTACCAGTCGCTGCACACGACGGTGATCGGTCCCGAGGGCAAGCCGGTGGAGCTGCAGATCCGCACCCACGCGATGCACCACAGGGCCGAGTACGGCGTGGCCGCGCACTGGAAGTACAAGGAGGAGGTCGGCGCCCCTCCGGGAAAGGTGAAGCCCGGCAGCGACATGGCCTGGCTGCGCCAGCTCCTCGACTGGCAGAAGGAGACCTCCGACCCGGGCGAGTTCCTGGACTCCCTGCGCTTCGACCTGTCGGTGTCCGAGGTCTACGTGTTCACCCCGAAGGGGCAGGTCATCGCCCTGCCGGAGGGTGCCACGCCGGTCGACTTCGCCTACGCCGTGCACACCGAAGTAGGCCACCGGTGCATCGGGGCCCGCGTCAACGGGCGGCTGGTGCCGCTGGAGTCGCGGCTCGGCAACGGCGACACCGTCGAGATCTTCACCTCCAAGTCGCCGGACGCCGGGCCGTCGCGCGACTGGCTGAAGTTCGTCAAGTCGGGCCGGGCCCGCAACAAGATCCGGCAGTGGTTCTCCAAGGAGCGCCGCGAGACCGCGATCGAGGCGGGCAAGGAAGCCATCGGCCGCGCCATGCGCAAGCAGGGGCTGCCGCTGCAGCGGCTGATGTCCGGTGAGGCGCTGCTGGCGCTCGCCCGCGACCTGCGCTACCCCGACGTGTCGGCGCTGTACGCGGCCGTGGGGGAGGGGCACGTCGCGGCCCAGGCCGTCGTGCAGAAGCTCGTGGCCTCGATCGGCGGCGTCGACAGCGCCGAGGAGGACATCGCCGAGACCGCCCTGCCGACCCGGCTGCGCGGCCGCCCCCGGGGCGGCGGCGCGGGCGTGGTCGTGGCCGGGGACGCCGATGTGTGGGTGCGTCTGTCGAAGTGCTGCACCCCGGTGCCCGGTGACGAGATCGTCGGATTCGTCACCCGCGGGCACGGCGTGTCCGTGCACCGGGCAGACTGCACCAACGTCCAGCAGCTCAAGACGCAGCCGGACCGGCTGGTCGAGGTCAGCTGGTCGCCGAGCGACGACAGCGTCTTCCTGGTGGCCATCCAGGTGGAGGCGCTGGATCGGCCGCGGCTGCTGTCCGACGTCACCCGGACGCTGTCCGACCAGCACGTCAACATCCTGAGCGCGTCGGTGACGACGTCGCGGGATCGGGTGGCGATCAGCAAGTTCACGTTCGAGATGGGGGACCCGAAGCACCTGGGGCACGTGCTGAAGGCCGTGCGCAGCATCCAGGGCGTCTTCGACGTCTACCGGGTGAGCGGCGCCGGCAGCTGA
- a CDS encoding adenine phosphoribosyltransferase, translating into MSELSTMILDRIRDIPDYPKPGVMFKDITPLLADPVAMAAVVDELAGLRQVDKIVGIEARGFILAAPVAYRAGAGFVPVRKKGKLPAETLEESYDLEYGSATIEVHRDAFAPGDRVLIVDDVLATGGTAKAAVELVERAGGDVVGIAVLMELAFLKGRERLPGVELHSLVIV; encoded by the coding sequence ATGAGTGAGCTGAGTACGATGATCTTGGATCGGATTCGGGACATCCCGGACTACCCAAAGCCAGGAGTCATGTTCAAGGACATCACCCCGCTCCTGGCGGATCCGGTGGCGATGGCGGCCGTGGTGGACGAACTGGCCGGGCTGCGCCAGGTCGACAAGATCGTGGGGATCGAGGCACGCGGCTTCATTCTGGCCGCGCCGGTGGCGTACCGGGCCGGAGCCGGGTTCGTGCCGGTGCGGAAGAAGGGGAAACTGCCCGCCGAGACCCTGGAAGAGTCCTACGATCTGGAGTACGGCTCCGCGACCATCGAGGTGCACCGCGACGCTTTCGCGCCCGGCGACCGGGTCCTCATCGTCGACGACGTGCTCGCCACGGGCGGCACGGCGAAGGCGGCCGTGGAGCTGGTGGAGAGGGCCGGCGGCGACGTCGTGGGCATCGCGGTGCTCATGGAGCTGGCATTTCTCAAGGGCCGCGAGCGTTTGCCGGGAGTAGAGCTGCATTCCCTGGTGATCGTCTGA
- the secF gene encoding protein translocase subunit SecF produces MGLARRLYRGEIDVDFVGKWRLWYSLSGFLLLVSLAGLLINGLNLGVEFKGGTVFSFKAASQVTVEQIRESVREEGVHQVIVQSAGTGWRVTTESLSESQLTQVQSEIAKDFDTPVGQVSVQSIGPSWGGEVSTQAWIGLGVFMLAIILYLSMAFEPKMALAAIVALVHDLVITAGIYAWSGFEVTPATLLGFLTILGYSLYDAVVVFDMIKEVTAKLGHTSKMTYSMAANNALNHTLIRSLNTSLVAILPVAAILFIGTTLLGAGTLKDLSLALFVGMIVGTYSSLCVATPLLVTLKEREPKYQAIARRLASTGGGKKGSKSAAVAKG; encoded by the coding sequence ATGGGACTCGCGCGTCGCCTCTACCGCGGCGAGATCGATGTCGACTTCGTCGGCAAATGGAGGCTGTGGTACAGCCTTTCCGGCTTCCTACTGCTCGTGTCGCTGGCCGGATTGCTGATCAACGGCCTCAACCTGGGCGTGGAGTTCAAGGGTGGCACGGTCTTCTCGTTCAAGGCCGCCTCTCAGGTCACCGTCGAGCAGATCCGCGAGTCCGTTCGCGAAGAGGGCGTGCACCAGGTGATCGTGCAGTCGGCCGGCACCGGCTGGCGGGTCACCACCGAGAGCCTTTCCGAAAGCCAGCTGACCCAGGTGCAGTCCGAGATCGCCAAGGACTTCGACACCCCGGTCGGGCAGGTCAGCGTCCAGTCCATCGGCCCGTCCTGGGGCGGTGAGGTCTCCACCCAGGCCTGGATCGGCCTGGGCGTGTTCATGCTGGCGATCATCTTGTACCTGTCGATGGCGTTCGAGCCGAAGATGGCGTTGGCGGCCATCGTCGCGCTCGTGCACGACCTCGTCATCACGGCCGGCATCTACGCCTGGTCGGGGTTCGAGGTCACGCCGGCGACGCTGCTCGGCTTCCTGACCATCCTCGGTTATTCGCTCTACGACGCGGTCGTGGTGTTCGACATGATCAAGGAGGTCACGGCCAAGCTGGGGCACACCTCGAAGATGACGTACTCGATGGCGGCCAACAACGCGCTCAACCACACGCTGATCAGGTCGCTGAACACGTCGCTGGTCGCGATCCTGCCGGTGGCGGCGATCCTGTTCATCGGCACCACGCTGCTCGGCGCGGGCACGCTGAAGGACCTGTCGCTGGCCCTGTTCGTCGGCATGATCGTCGGCACGTACTCCTCCCTCTGCGTGGCCACGCCGCTGCTGGTGACGCTGAAGGAACGCGAGCCGAAGTATCAGGCCATCGCCAGGAGGCTCGCCTCCACGGGCGGTGGCAAGAAGGGTTCCAAAAGCGCCGCGGTAGCCAAGGGCTGA
- the secD gene encoding protein translocase subunit SecD, with protein MARPTSRHSRPGRTLLVLLALILALGGTMFLQKAYTPKLGLDLAGGTTVTLSPVTQNGASPPEEILDRAVNIIRDRVNGTGISDAEVAKSGDNIIISIPGVGQNEAIQLVATTAELRFRQVLAMQATQIPQELATNAPTPTASPSASATGSAKPSQSAGTPAPSASPTGKALSSALTAPTPQPSATQSDQKQDKKGQNAKATPTASPTAQASTPPAQDPNAGINTEGIDPAVLKQFQALDCTDPKKRGQGVQDDPTKQFAACDADGSAKYVLDVAKVVGTDIDTASAGIRQGTTEWIVQLDFKSKGAGEWSKLTTQAYNSQEPRNKVAVVLDGVVITAPNIISPIPGGRAEITGGFTQASATTLADQLKYGALPLKFNRSSVDTVSSTLGQDQLRGGLIAGVIGLVLVVLYCLLYYRGLGIVAVLSLVVATILTYTSVVVLGHNANFRLSLPHIIGLVVSIGITADSFIVYFERIRDEMKEGRRSLRAAVEVAWVRARRTILIADAVMFIAAIVLYFLAVGGVAGFAFAMGLTTLIDVVVVFLFTKPFIALLAKVKFFAKGHPLSGLDAERMSEAGSTTGRTTTPQEA; from the coding sequence GTGGCCCGACCGACAAGCCGCCACAGCCGACCGGGGCGAACGCTCCTGGTGCTGCTGGCGCTCATCCTCGCCTTGGGCGGGACGATGTTCCTGCAGAAGGCGTACACGCCCAAGCTGGGACTCGACCTCGCCGGCGGCACGACGGTGACCCTGTCCCCCGTGACGCAGAACGGTGCCTCTCCTCCCGAAGAGATCCTGGACCGCGCGGTCAACATCATCCGCGACCGGGTCAACGGCACGGGCATTTCCGATGCGGAGGTCGCCAAGTCCGGCGACAACATCATCATCTCGATCCCGGGCGTCGGACAGAATGAGGCCATCCAGCTGGTCGCCACCACCGCGGAGCTGCGCTTCCGCCAGGTGCTCGCCATGCAGGCGACGCAGATCCCGCAGGAGCTGGCCACCAACGCGCCCACGCCGACCGCCTCGCCTTCGGCCTCCGCGACGGGATCGGCCAAGCCGTCCCAGTCGGCGGGCACGCCGGCGCCCAGCGCCTCTCCGACGGGCAAGGCCCTGTCGTCGGCGCTGACCGCGCCGACCCCGCAGCCGTCCGCCACCCAGAGTGACCAGAAGCAGGACAAGAAGGGCCAGAACGCCAAGGCCACGCCGACGGCGAGCCCGACCGCGCAGGCCAGCACGCCGCCCGCTCAGGATCCCAACGCCGGGATCAACACCGAGGGCATCGACCCCGCGGTGCTCAAGCAGTTCCAGGCACTCGACTGCACCGACCCCAAGAAGCGCGGCCAGGGCGTCCAGGACGACCCGACCAAGCAGTTCGCCGCCTGCGATGCCGACGGCAGCGCCAAGTACGTCCTCGACGTCGCCAAGGTCGTCGGCACCGACATCGACACCGCCAGCGCGGGCATCCGCCAGGGCACCACCGAGTGGATCGTCCAGCTCGACTTCAAGAGCAAGGGCGCGGGCGAGTGGAGCAAGCTCACCACGCAGGCCTACAACTCGCAGGAGCCGCGCAACAAGGTCGCGGTCGTCCTCGACGGCGTCGTCATCACCGCGCCCAACATCATCAGCCCGATCCCCGGCGGCCGGGCCGAGATCACCGGCGGCTTCACCCAGGCCAGCGCCACCACCCTGGCCGACCAGCTGAAGTACGGCGCGCTGCCGCTGAAGTTCAACCGCAGCTCCGTCGACACGGTCTCCTCGACCCTGGGCCAGGACCAGCTGCGGGGCGGCCTGATCGCGGGCGTCATCGGCCTGGTGCTCGTGGTGCTCTACTGCCTGCTCTACTACCGGGGCCTGGGCATCGTGGCGGTGCTGAGCCTCGTCGTGGCGACGATCCTCACGTACACGTCGGTGGTCGTGCTCGGTCACAACGCCAACTTCCGGCTGTCGCTCCCGCACATCATCGGTCTGGTGGTCTCGATCGGCATCACCGCCGACTCCTTCATCGTCTACTTCGAACGCATACGTGACGAGATGAAGGAGGGGCGGCGCTCGCTGCGGGCGGCCGTCGAGGTGGCCTGGGTCCGTGCCCGGCGCACGATCCTGATCGCCGACGCCGTCATGTTCATCGCCGCGATCGTGCTCTACTTCCTGGCGGTCGGCGGCGTGGCCGGATTCGCGTTCGCGATGGGCCTGACCACACTGATCGACGTCGTGGTGGTGTTCCTGTTCACGAAGCCGTTCATCGCCCTGCTGGCCAAGGTGAAGTTCTTCGCCAAGGGTCACCCGCTGTCCGGCCTCGACGCCGAGCGCATGAGCGAGGCCGGCAGCACGACCGGCCGCACGACCACTCCGCAGGAGGCATGA
- the yajC gene encoding preprotein translocase subunit YajC produces the protein MSILPLILLVVVFYFLLIRPQRKRQQEALKMQNSLTPGTRVMTTTGLFATVVAVDNEDVILEVAPGIETRWVKAAIGRVVSPADATAPEERESEEDTNASEPTVDRNDGQDSSTKQS, from the coding sequence ATGAGCATCCTGCCGCTGATCCTGCTCGTGGTGGTGTTCTATTTCCTGTTGATCCGCCCGCAGCGCAAGCGCCAGCAAGAGGCGCTCAAGATGCAGAACTCCTTGACGCCCGGCACTCGCGTCATGACCACCACAGGCCTGTTCGCGACCGTCGTCGCGGTGGACAATGAGGACGTCATCCTCGAAGTCGCGCCCGGCATCGAGACCCGCTGGGTGAAGGCCGCGATCGGCCGCGTCGTCTCGCCCGCCGACGCCACGGCGCCGGAGGAGCGGGAGTCCGAGGAGGACACGAACGCGTCCGAGCCCACCGTGGATCGCAACGACGGTCAGGACTCCAGCACCAAGCAGTCCTGA
- the ruvB gene encoding Holliday junction branch migration DNA helicase RuvB, whose product MGFERELVSPDAAGDELQIEAALRPKRLGEFIGQGRVREQLSLVLESALRRRRPPDHVLMSGSPGLGKTTLAMIIAAELNAPLRITSGPALERAGDLAAILSTLAEGEVLFIDEIHRMARPAEEMLYMAMEDFRVDIVVGKGPGATAIPLDIAPFTLVGATTRAGLLPAPLRDRFGFTAHMDYYEVAELEQVLFRSAKLLSVGLPAEGAHEIARRSRGTPRIANRLLRRVRDFADVRADGVINREIASAALDLYEVDAEGLDRLDRAVLDVLLKKFGGGPVGLSTLAVAVGEEPETVEVVAEPFLVRQGLLARTPRGRVATAAAWAHLGMTPPPDAFGASLFA is encoded by the coding sequence GTGGGATTTGAGCGCGAGCTCGTGTCGCCCGATGCCGCGGGCGACGAGCTGCAGATCGAGGCGGCCCTGCGGCCCAAGCGGCTCGGCGAGTTCATCGGCCAGGGCCGCGTGCGAGAGCAGCTGTCGCTCGTGCTGGAGAGCGCCCTGCGCCGGCGCCGGCCGCCCGACCACGTGCTGATGAGCGGATCCCCGGGACTCGGCAAGACCACCCTGGCCATGATCATAGCGGCGGAGCTGAACGCACCGCTGCGCATCACCTCCGGCCCGGCGCTGGAGCGGGCGGGCGACCTCGCCGCCATCCTGTCCACGCTGGCCGAGGGCGAGGTGCTGTTCATCGACGAGATCCACCGGATGGCCAGGCCCGCCGAGGAAATGCTCTACATGGCCATGGAGGACTTCCGGGTCGACATCGTCGTCGGCAAGGGCCCGGGCGCCACCGCCATCCCGCTCGACATCGCGCCGTTCACCCTGGTCGGCGCCACCACGCGGGCCGGGCTGCTGCCCGCGCCGCTGCGCGACAGGTTCGGCTTCACCGCCCACATGGACTACTACGAGGTGGCCGAGCTGGAGCAGGTGCTCTTCCGCTCGGCCAAGCTGCTCTCCGTCGGCCTCCCCGCCGAGGGCGCCCACGAGATCGCCAGGCGCTCGCGCGGCACGCCCCGCATCGCCAACCGCCTGCTGAGACGCGTACGCGACTTCGCCGACGTGCGTGCCGACGGCGTGATCAACCGCGAGATCGCCTCGGCGGCACTCGACCTCTACGAGGTGGACGCCGAAGGGCTCGACCGGCTCGACCGGGCCGTGCTCGATGTGCTGCTGAAGAAATTCGGCGGCGGCCCGGTCGGCCTTTCCACCCTGGCCGTGGCCGTGGGGGAGGAGCCGGAGACGGTCGAGGTGGTGGCCGAGCCCTTCCTCGTACGCCAAGGACTGCTGGCCAGGACCCCGCGCGGACGGGTGGCGACCGCGGCCGCGTGGGCGCACCTCGGAATGACACCGCCCCCGGACGCGTTCGGAGCGTCGCTTTTCGCCTGA
- the ruvA gene encoding Holliday junction branch migration protein RuvA, producing MIASVAGRVAAIAPDAAVIEVGGVGMLTHCTPGTLATLRVGEEARLATSLVVREESLTLYGFATDDERAVFELLQSASGVGPKLALAMLAVHTPNALRVAVAGADLKALTQVPGIGQKGAQRIVLELKDRLGTPEEAVNAALNGERRVAVWREQVHSGLVGLGYSSKDADEAIAAVEPDAEAELAAGRRPQVAALLKAALRSLSVR from the coding sequence GTGATCGCGTCGGTGGCGGGGAGGGTGGCGGCGATCGCGCCGGACGCCGCGGTGATCGAGGTCGGCGGGGTCGGCATGCTCACGCATTGCACGCCGGGCACGCTCGCCACGCTGCGCGTCGGCGAGGAGGCCCGGCTGGCGACGTCGCTGGTGGTGCGCGAGGAGTCGCTCACCCTCTACGGCTTCGCCACCGACGACGAGCGGGCCGTGTTCGAGCTGCTGCAGAGCGCCAGCGGCGTCGGGCCCAAGCTGGCGCTCGCCATGCTCGCCGTGCACACGCCCAACGCGCTGCGGGTGGCCGTGGCCGGCGCCGACCTCAAGGCGCTCACGCAGGTGCCGGGCATCGGGCAGAAAGGCGCCCAGCGCATCGTGCTGGAGCTCAAGGACCGGCTCGGCACGCCGGAGGAGGCCGTCAACGCCGCGCTCAACGGGGAGCGGCGGGTGGCGGTGTGGCGGGAGCAGGTCCACTCGGGGCTGGTCGGGCTGGGCTACTCCAGCAAGGACGCCGATGAGGCGATCGCCGCCGTGGAGCCGGACGCAGAAGCCGAGCTCGCCGCCGGCCGCCGGCCCCAGGTCGCCGCCCTGCTGAAGGCGGCGCTGCGCTCGCTGAGCGTGCGATGA
- the ruvC gene encoding crossover junction endodeoxyribonuclease RuvC, which translates to MRVIGVDPGLTRCGLGAVEGRPGAPLTLVGVGVVRTGADEELGARLIGIEAGIERWLDEVRPDAVAVERVFSQHNVRTVMGTAQAAGIAVLCAARRGLPVALHTPSEVKAAITGSGTADKKQIGAMVTRLLRLPEMPKPADAADALALAICHVWRGGAQSRLAEALARATRKDARP; encoded by the coding sequence GTGCGGGTGATAGGCGTCGATCCGGGGCTGACCCGGTGCGGCCTGGGCGCCGTCGAAGGGCGTCCGGGCGCGCCGCTGACGCTCGTGGGCGTCGGAGTGGTCCGCACCGGCGCGGACGAGGAGCTCGGCGCGCGGCTCATCGGCATCGAGGCGGGGATCGAGCGGTGGCTCGACGAGGTCCGTCCCGACGCGGTCGCGGTCGAGCGGGTCTTCAGCCAGCACAACGTCCGCACCGTCATGGGCACCGCCCAGGCCGCCGGCATCGCGGTGCTGTGCGCCGCGCGGCGCGGGCTGCCCGTGGCGCTGCACACGCCGTCCGAGGTCAAAGCCGCCATCACCGGCAGCGGCACCGCCGACAAGAAGCAGATCGGCGCCATGGTCACCCGCCTGCTGCGCCTGCCCGAGATGCCCAAGCCGGCCGACGCGGCCGACGCGCTGGCCCTGGCCATCTGCCACGTGTGGCGCGGCGGCGCCCAGTCCCGCCTGGCCGAGGCCCTCGCCCGAGCCACGCGAAAGGACGCCAGGCCATGA
- a CDS encoding GNAT family N-acetyltransferase, whose product MEIRDLTPEDLDDVLDLRKRSFGPLSAADTERWRRASAPLLGEGRYLGVFDGSRLTAAARLRQFTQWWHGRPQPMAGIAGVTVSPEDRGRGVGTKVMRAVIDRAVALGDAVSVLYPATTPIYRGLGYEHAGAQHNVRIPAEALRQIRPSGHAKLRRMGPGDAAEIISVLHRVYGAARVSGPVSWDERTWELWLEEEDDFLYLADDGFLVYRWKGDDIQVDNLVAGSGETARTLWSLVGTASSIAQHVIAPVAPDDPVLWLLRERGKEQVKQVRWMFRVLDVAAAVERRGYPLPVSCEAVVTVEDPVRGGGTWRLEFAGGSGAATPVGESGPGAPGAVLSANGLAALYTGVPTSTLRIAGLMSGDDRYDEALDTVFAAKPYMLDYF is encoded by the coding sequence GTGGAAATTCGCGATCTGACTCCTGAGGACCTCGACGACGTCCTCGACCTCCGCAAACGCTCGTTCGGCCCGCTGTCGGCGGCCGACACCGAGCGGTGGCGCCGCGCGTCGGCCCCCTTGCTGGGCGAGGGCCGCTACCTGGGCGTGTTCGACGGCTCGCGGCTCACCGCCGCGGCCCGGCTGCGGCAGTTCACGCAGTGGTGGCACGGCAGGCCGCAGCCGATGGCCGGGATCGCCGGGGTCACCGTCAGCCCCGAGGACCGCGGCCGCGGTGTCGGCACGAAGGTCATGCGGGCCGTCATCGACCGGGCCGTGGCGCTCGGCGACGCCGTCTCCGTGCTCTACCCCGCCACCACGCCCATTTACCGGGGCCTCGGCTACGAGCACGCCGGAGCGCAGCACAACGTGCGGATCCCCGCCGAAGCGCTCCGCCAGATCCGCCCGTCCGGGCACGCCAAGCTGCGCAGGATGGGGCCGGGCGACGCCGCCGAGATCATCTCCGTGCTGCACCGCGTCTACGGCGCCGCGCGCGTCAGCGGGCCCGTCTCCTGGGACGAGCGCACCTGGGAGCTGTGGCTCGAGGAGGAGGACGACTTCCTCTACCTCGCCGACGACGGCTTCCTGGTCTACCGGTGGAAGGGCGACGACATCCAGGTCGACAACCTCGTCGCCGGATCGGGGGAGACCGCCAGGACGCTGTGGTCCCTGGTCGGCACCGCCTCCTCGATCGCGCAGCACGTCATCGCGCCCGTGGCGCCCGACGACCCGGTGTTGTGGCTGCTGCGTGAGCGGGGCAAGGAGCAGGTCAAGCAGGTGCGGTGGATGTTCAGGGTGCTGGACGTGGCTGCCGCGGTCGAGCGCAGGGGCTATCCGCTGCCCGTGAGCTGCGAGGCCGTCGTCACCGTCGAGGATCCGGTGCGGGGCGGAGGCACCTGGCGGCTGGAGTTCGCGGGCGGGTCCGGCGCCGCCACGCCGGTCGGGGAGTCCGGGCCCGGCGCGCCGGGAGCGGTGCTCAGCGCGAACGGCCTGGCCGCCCTTTACACGGGGGTTCCGACGAGCACGTTGCGGATCGCCGGGCTCATGTCCGGTGACGACCGGTACGACGAGGCGCTCGACACCGTCTTCGCCGCCAAGCCGTACATGCTCGACTACTTCTGA